The DNA window AATCTAGTTTAGGATAGAAAGACTCTTGAGAAGGCGCCTTCTTTGGTGGTGAAGAAGAGCGGATATCATCCAGTGAAGGATACAAGCTCTTCTTCTCTTGCAGCCGGACATCATCACCTTCCGTAACTTTATCTGCTCTCGGACAATCAGTTTCCTTCCCTCTGAACCTGTATGAGAAGTTCAACACTCCCTTAGGCTTCCCCTCACCACTTCGAACCTGGTAGCTTACAAACCTGACGCTGCTGTTCAACTCATCGTCCATCAAATCCTTCAATGGAACACGCACTTCTCCCACAGTTCGGTTGCCAAATACAACACCGGCACATCGCAATTTGAACTTGAGAAAA is part of the Mercurialis annua linkage group LG3, ddMerAnnu1.2, whole genome shotgun sequence genome and encodes:
- the LOC126675200 gene encoding protein SRC2-like, with translation MEWSTLELNLISCRDLKAFNLFQKLSVYAAVSIFNDEETKEQELQKSPVDEEGGRHPEWNYTMQFDLKAVSLADHLFLKFKLRCAGVVFGNRTVGEVRVPLKDLMDDELNSSVRFVSYQVRSGEGKPKGVLNFSYRFRGKETDCPRADKVTEGDDVRLQEKKSLYPSLDDIRSSSPPKKAPSQESFYPKLDFYPPQFPAFVVNHGEYHPPPSPSPFLQNPAGLHW